One window of Vespula pensylvanica isolate Volc-1 chromosome 17, ASM1446617v1, whole genome shotgun sequence genomic DNA carries:
- the LOC122635082 gene encoding protein arginine methyltransferase NDUFAF7, mitochondrial: MTKILRILNRTLINHELTNILMRQNLRSMINLPNHCYSSESSDVKIKKSTLYRQLYSKIMTCGPLSVAEYMKEILTHPYVGYYMNKDVFGLKGDFITSPEISQLFGEILAVWIINEWIKISKDPFQLVELGPGKGTMIQDILRVFKKLTFINKTSVHLVEISPALSTIQAQNLCTYIEENNPADCKTQTQKNSIGHYKKGITEDGVEVYWYYSVTDIPKKFSVFLAHEFFDALPIHKFQKTDQGWSEVLVDVIPGIEEEKFRYVLSKGSSPAAQVYISENESRDHVEISPQTLVITDYISSFLVECGGFALIIDYGHIGDKTDTFRAFRKHQLYDPLLNPGSADLTADVDFSLIQKIAQKDNRIISFGPISQKIFLKNLGIDVRLEIILKNSTDVEKEHILSGYHMIMDTDKMGERFKVLALFPYILSKYMDTWFVNGFKQGNNDQN; the protein is encoded by the exons atgacaaaaattcTACGTATATTAAATAGAACACTTATAAATCATGAATTAACTAATATATTAATGAGACAAAATCTTAGATCTATGATAAATTTACCAAACCATTGTTACTCATCTGAAAGTTCTGATGTTAAGATTAAGAAATCAACTTTGTATCGTCAGTTGTATTCTAAAATTATGACTTGTGGACCATTATCTGTCGCagaatatatgaaagaaattttaactCATCCATATGTTGGTTATTACATGAACAAAGATGTTTTTGGTCTTAAAGGAGATTTCATTACTTCACCAGAAATATCTCAACTTTTTGGAGAA aTATTAGCTGTTTGGATTATTAATGAATGGATTAAGATCTCTAAAGATCCTTTTCAGCTTGTTGAGTTGGGTCCAGGAAAGGGAACAATGATACAAGATATTTTACGA gtatttaaaaagttaacatttattaacaaaacatCTGTTCATTTGGTAGAAATTAGTCCTGCTTTATCTACAATTCAAGCACAgaatctatgtacatatatagaagaaaataatcctGCTGACTGTAAAACACAAAcacaaaaaaattcaataggTCATTATAAAAAAGGTATTACAGAAGATGGTGTAGAAGTATATTGGTATTATTCAGTTACTGATATTCCTAAAAAGTTCAGTGTGTTTCTTGCACATGAATTTTTTGATGCACTACCAATACATAAGTTTCAG aaaacaGATCAAGGCTGGAGTGAAGTCTTAGTGGATGTGATTCCAGgaatagaggaagagaaatttcGTTATGTATTATCTAAAGGGTCATCTCCTGCAGCTCAAGTTTATATATCT GAAAATGAATCAAGAGATCATGTTGAAATAAGTCCTCAAACTTTAGTTATAACAGATTatatatcatcatttttaGTGGAATGTGGAGGTTTTGCTTTAATCATTGATTATGGTCACATTGGTGATAAAACAGATACCTTTCGTGCTTTTCGAAAGCACCAACTGTATGATCCCTTACTAAATCCAGGTTCAGCTGACTTAACTGCAGATgttgatttttcattaatacaaaaaatagcACAAAAAGATAACAGAATAATATCTTTTGGTCCAATaagtcaaaaaatatttttgaaaaatcttggAATCGATGTAAgattggaaataattttaaaaaattcaactgATGTTGAGAAGGAACATATTCTGTCAGGGTATCATATGATAATGGATACTGATAAGATGGGAGAACGTTTTAAAGTGTTAGCATTGTTTCCatatattttaagtaaataCATGGACACATGGTTTGTCAATGGATTTAAACAAGGAAATAATGATCAGAATTAA